TCTCGGCCATGGCCGAACCGGCCTTCGCCATCGGACTGATTGCACTGGTGAAAATGACCGGCCAGACATCGCTTTCCGGCTGTTTCACCCACTTTTCATTTGCCTTATGGAACGATATTTCGGCGCCGCTCCTGCTGGTGCTCAGCGCCTGGGTCATTGTTTTCCTGGTCGAAAACGCCCGGATACCTATTGACGACCCAAACACGCATCTGGAACTTACCATGATACACGAGGTCATGGTCCTTGACCACAGCGGACCTGATTTCGCGTTTATCCAATACACCTCATCGCTGAAAATGTGGGTATTGGGAATGTTGTTGATTAATGTTTTAGTGCCGTTCCATACCGGAAAAATAATTATTGACCTGCTCATAGCCATCGGGTCATTATTCCTTTTAGCGACGCTTATCGGGATTATAGAATCGGTAATGGCCCGATTACGGTTGGTGCGGATACCCCAGCTGCTTATCGTTGCCGGGACATTTTCCATCCTGGCATTTATATTAATCATCCGGAGCCAAATTACATGAACGATATTATACTGTCTGTAGTGATATTAACCGACCTGGCTCTTTTGGGAACAAGCCGGCTGGCCTATTCCATTTCCTTATTGGCGTTCCAGGGAATAATAGTCGGTTTGCTGCCGGTCTCCTTCGGACACCAGCTTACGATTAGAACGGCCTTAATGGCCATAATGATTATCATCATAAAAGGCGGTGTTTTTCCCAAAATACTGACTAACGCCCTGCGGGAAGTCAATATCAGGCATGAATCCGAACCATACATCGGTTATGTCGCATCCTCTTTTGCGGGCATAGTCCTGCTGGGAATCTCTTTCTGGCTCGGCGCCACCATGCCTATTCCAACGGCTGTGGCCGGCACTAATATCGTAATCCCCGCGTCTATTTTCACGATACTAACCGGCCTGTTCCTTATTATCAGCCGGAAAAATGCCGTCACCCTGGTCATCGGCTATCTGACCATCGAAAACGGCATTGCCGCTTTCGGCCTGGCCATGGTTTCAGGCATCCCGTTCCTTATCGAACTGGGAATCCTGCTTGACGCTTTTACCGCGGTCTTTGTGATGGCCATAATTATTTACCATATTAACCTGGAATTCAACACCATAGATTCCGACCACTTAAGCTCTTTAAAAGGATAAACAAGGTATGACCCTGAATTATTTATTTTGGCTTCTGCTTATTTTACCGGCCCTGGGCAGCCTTTTATGCTACATCTTCAAATCGGCCGACGCCGTGATGAATTTCGTTGCCTATGGCATGTCCCTGCTGTCCGCGCTCGTTTTTATCTTCTGTTACTCTGTCCTTAAAACCGGCCCGGTCAGCTTTGCCGGCCAATGGTTCTACATAGACACCCTTTCGGCGCTTCATTTAGTGGTTATGGCCGTTATTTTCGGGCTCAACTCGCTCTACGCCCGGATTTACTTCCTTAACGGCCCGGCCGGGAAACCGATTAACCTGGACACCGCGCGCAAATTCGGCGCCCTCTGGTTCGGCACACTCACAGCCATCGAACTGGTTTTGTTCTCCAACAATCTGGGCGTAATGTGGGTCGGGCTTGAAGCGGTCACCCTGATTACCGCTTTCCTGATATGCCTGCATGTCACGCCGGTTTCATTGGAAGCCACCTGGAAATACCTGATAGTCTGTTCCGTCGGCGTAGCCTTTGCTTTTATGGGCATCCTGCTCATCGGCGCCGCATCTTCCTTCGCCGACAAGAGCTCCCTGAGGTTCCTGAACTGGACGGAGCTAAAAACGCATGCCGCATCCTTCGACCCCAAGATAATAAAACTGGCTTTTATCTTCCTGTTTGTCGGCTACGGAACCAAGGCCGGCCTGGCGCCGATGCATAGCTGGCTCCCCGATGCGCACAGCCA
This Candidatus Brocadiia bacterium DNA region includes the following protein-coding sequences:
- a CDS encoding NADH-quinone oxidoreductase subunit H; protein product: MNGYSLINIFLALICAPFLLSIINRVKAFWAGRHGQPLLQPYYDLIKLLQKESVYSRTTTWVFAAGPVGGLAIALLLITLIPLAGIPALFSFRGDIFLLIYLLALLRFLTIISALDTGSSFEGMGASRESFFSAMAEPAFAIGLIALVKMTGQTSLSGCFTHFSFALWNDISAPLLLVLSAWVIVFLVENARIPIDDPNTHLELTMIHEVMVLDHSGPDFAFIQYTSSLKMWVLGMLLINVLVPFHTGKIIIDLLIAIGSLFLLATLIGIIESVMARLRLVRIPQLLIVAGTFSILAFILIIRSQIT
- a CDS encoding NADH-quinone oxidoreductase subunit K, encoding MNDIILSVVILTDLALLGTSRLAYSISLLAFQGIIVGLLPVSFGHQLTIRTALMAIMIIIIKGGVFPKILTNALREVNIRHESEPYIGYVASSFAGIVLLGISFWLGATMPIPTAVAGTNIVIPASIFTILTGLFLIISRKNAVTLVIGYLTIENGIAAFGLAMVSGIPFLIELGILLDAFTAVFVMAIIIYHINLEFNTIDSDHLSSLKG